Proteins encoded together in one Hevea brasiliensis isolate MT/VB/25A 57/8 chromosome 16, ASM3005281v1, whole genome shotgun sequence window:
- the LOC110659638 gene encoding uncharacterized protein LOC110659638, with amino-acid sequence MAAALECWSSRASTDEDMVEQVLMRTQDRSETTLQPESSSSLSSNLPIKDTSSSAMQKRFQRLSRNVLEAIASLKNSLNLDSARHPQMQVLQLQQQQAPRQLSDNGNKIDGSKKVVWASVVRNLTQLYPGSQLPEKLVSNIRKHYDSLPLSYAQAGFDMKDVFLHIKLIEQVSVDEQPAIVIQEASDDEIQDSVFKLTFVCNSSISWPAMSIALDSASICCKKIQIFEKKGFTLGVVLLLVQAGQEKPIKTWVESALKSAMKKPKPTAVKLPFGLCGCQEENTRGRDFGEIEEDPSEQNYRNGTENLSVKIQLEMPLPTSSFVISVDEWQTIQSGADEIGKWLLNSDNLEFIDQIGPNSFKGVYKGKRVGIEKLKGCDNGNSYDFELRKDLLELMTCGHKNILQFYGVCVDENHGLCVVTKLMEGGSVNDLMLKNKKLQTKEIIKIAADAAEGIKFMNDHGVAYRDLNTQRILLDRHGNACLGDMGIVTACKSMGEAMEYETDGYRWLAPEIIAGDPESVIETWMSNVYSFGMVIWEMVTGEAAYAACSPVQAAVGIAACGLRPEIPKDCPQILNSLMTKCWNNNPIKRPPFCEILSDLLRFSNNSTR; translated from the exons ATGGCTGCGGCCTTAGAGTGCTGGTCGAGCAGAGCCAGCACCGATGAGGACATGGTAGAGCAAGTCCTGATGCGAACCCAAGATAGATCAGAAACAACCTTACAACCTGAAAGTTCCTCCTCCTTGTCTTCAAATCTTCCAATCAAAGACACATCATCCTCCGCGATGCAGAAGCGGTTTCAGAGACTGAGTAGAAACGTGTTGGAGGCGATTGCTTCGCTTAAGAACTCACTGAATCTTGACTCGGCGCGTCACCCGCAAATGCAGGTTCTGCAGCTTCAGCAGCAGCAAGCACCGCGACAATTGAGTGATAATGGCAATAAGATTGATGGTAGCAAGAAGGTCGTGTGGGCTAGTGTTGTAAGAAACCTCACGCAGCTGTACCCAGGTAGCCAGTTGCCGGAGAAGCTAGTATCCAACATTAGGAAGCATTATGATTCTTTGCCTCTCAG CTATGCACAAGCAGGGTTTGATATGAAAGACGTGTTTCTACACATAAAGTTGATAGAGCAGGTTTCGGTGGATGAGCAACCAGCAATAGTTATACAGGAAGCATCTGATGATGAGATACAGGATTCTGTATTCAAGCTTACATTTGTCTGTAACTCTTCGATTTCATGGCCTGCAATGTCTATTGCATTAGATAGCGCTTCTATTTGCTGCAAGAAGATTCAGATCTTCGAAAAGAAGGGGTTTACTCTTGGGGTGGTTCTTCTTTTAGTTCAAGCTGGCCAAGAGAAACCGATCAAAACCTGGGTTGAAAGTGCTTTAAAATCGGCTATGAAGAAGCCCAAACCAACTGCAGTGAAGCTTCCATTTGGGCTTTGTGGGTGCCAGGAAGAGAATACTAGAGGGAGAGATTTTGGTGAAATTGAAGAGGATCCTAGTGAACAGAATTACAGGAATGGCACTGAGAATTTGAGTGTGAAGATTCAGCTTGAGATGCCCTTACCAACTTCATCATTTGTTATATCAGTTGATGAATGGCAAACAATTCAGTCAGGTGCAGATGAGATTGGGAAATGGCTTTTGAACTCTGACAATCTTGAGTTTATTGATCAGATTGGACCAAATTCTTTTAAGGGAGTTTACAAGGGCAAAAGGGTTGGAATTGAGAAGCTGAAAGGATGTGACAACGGGAATTCTTATGACTTTGAACTCCGCAAAGACCTTTTGGAGTTAATGACTTGCGGACATAAAAATATCCttcaattttatggtgtttgtgttGATGAAAATCATGGCTTATGTGTGGTAACCAAATTGATGGAAGGTGGCTCTGTTAATGACTTGATGCTAAAGAACAAGAAGCTTCAGACTAAAGAGATTATAAAGATTGCTGCAGATGCAGCTGAAGGGATTAAATTCATGAATGATCATGGTGTTGCATATAGAGACCTTAATACACAGAGGATTCTATTGGACAGGCATGGGAATGCATGCTTAGGGGATATGGGAATAGTCACTGCTTGCAAGAGTATGGGTGAGGCGATGGAGTATGAAACAGATGGTTACCGATGGCTAGCCCCAGAG ATCATTGCTGGTGATCCAGAGAGTGTCATTGAGACATGGATGAGTAATGTATATAGTTTTGGGATGGTGATTTGGGAGATGGTGACAGGTGAGGCAGCTTATGCTGCATGTTCACCTGTGCAGGCAGCAGTTGGAATAGCTGCATGCGGCCTGAGACCGGAGATTCCTAAGGACTGCCCACAAATCTTGAATTCTCTGATGACTAAGTGCTGGAACAATAACCCAATAAAGCGTCCTCCGTTCTGTGAAATTCTATCGGATTTATTAAGGTTCAGCAACAACAGTACTAGGTAA